The Narcine bancroftii isolate sNarBan1 chromosome 11, sNarBan1.hap1, whole genome shotgun sequence genome has a window encoding:
- the LOC138746288 gene encoding NADH-cytochrome b5 reductase 3-like, with protein MLGRVVAALISFLKSLIDVFLKLLGLKKTGPPVTLEDPNTKYPLRLIDKEVITRDTRRFCFALPSPDHILGLPIGQHIYLSARINGQLVVRPYTPVSSDDDKGYVDLVVKVYFKGVNPKYPEGGKMSQYLESLRLQDTIDFRGPSGLLVYKGKGQFAICADKKSEAKIKKVQKVGMIAGGTGITPMLQLIRAIVKDPSDPMICHLLFANQSEKDILLQAELEEIEAENPHRVIIWYTLDKAPEGWKYSEGFVNEQMIQEHLPPPADDVLILMCGPPPMIEFACNPNLDKLGYSQDARFTF; from the exons ATGTTGGGCCGAGTGGTGGCG GCACTCATTTCCTTTCTGAAGTCACTGATTGATGTCTTCCTGAAGCTACTGGGCCTCAAGAAAACAGGTCCACCAGTCACCCTTGAAGACCCAAATACCAAGTACCCACTGAGGCTGATTGATAAGGAG GTCATCACCAGGGACACCAGAAGGTTCTGCTTCGCTCTCCCTTCCCCGGATCACATCCTGGGACTGCCGATTG GGCAGCACATTTACCTGTCGGCCAGGATCAACGGCCAGTTGGTTGTCAGGCCCTACACCCCTGTCTCCAGCGATGATGATAAGGGATACGTAGACCTAGTGGTCAAG GTTTACTTTAAAGGGGTTAATCCAAAGTACCCTGAAGGAGGAAAGATGTCCCAGTACCTGGAGAGTCTGAGACTGCAAGACACCATTGATTTTCGGGGACCCAGTGGTCTGCTTGTTTACAAGGGAAAAG GACAATTTGCCATTTGTGCTGACAAGAAATCAGAAGCCAAGATCAAGAAGGTTCAGAAAGTGGGCATGATTGCTGGTGGGACCG GCATCACCCCAATGCTGCAACTGATCCGAGCGATTGTGAAGGATCCCAGTGACCCCATGATCTGTCACCTATTGTTTGCCAACCAG AGTGAGAAGGACATTCTTTTACAAGCTGAACTGGAAGAAATTGAGGCAGAGAATCCTCATCGTGTGATCATATGGTACACCTTGGACAAAGCACCTGAAG GCTGGAAGTATAGTGAGGGATTTGTGAATGAACAGATGATCCAGGAGCATCTGCCCCCACCAGCAGATGACGTGCTCATTCTAATGTGTGGCCCTCCACCAATGATAGAGTTTGCCTGTAACCCAAACCTGGACAAACTGGGCTACAGCCAGGATGCGCGGTTTACATTTTGA